A genome region from Thermogemmatispora onikobensis includes the following:
- a CDS encoding glycoside hydrolase family 48 protein: MLALLAGGVLGLQQLAVTRAANQSASAAQATSVYTQRFLTLYNEIKNPANGYFSSQGIPYHSVETLIVEAPDYGHETTSETFSFWIWLEATYGEVTGNWQPFINAWQTMDTYMIPAHADQPTNSGYNPSSPAQYAPESPNITDYPTQLDSSVSVGQDPLFNELQQTYGTPDIYGMPWLLDTDNWYGYGHCGDGTTKPSFINSYQRGSSESVWKTVVHPECETFTWGRNDGTGFLSLFNKPASGGSYQQQWRYTDAPDADARTVQAAYWAYTWASAQGQASAISAQIAEAAKMGDYLRYSLFDKYFKTMGCQSPSCPAGSGKNSATYLLGWYYAWGGALPSAGNWAWRIGSSSAHQGYQNPLAAWALSNVPALEPKSPTAPSDWATSLQRQLQFYQWLQSAEGAIAGGATNSWDGHYGTPPAGDPTFYGMAYDWEPVYHDPPSNNWFGFQAWSMERVAEYYYVTGNATAKSILDKWVAWAKSVTTVNSNGTYSIPSTLNWSGQPSQNWTANSTPVTNTNLHVTVVDTTTDVGVTAALAKTLLFYAAKSGDTSSRTLAQTLLDDMWNNYSDSIGVSNPETRTDYNQFNDSVSIPSGWTGKNAQGATLNSSTTFLTERPKYTQDPNWSKVQAYLNGGPAPTFNYHRFWAQADIAMAMADVDILFPPSSSGTPTPTATATSTPGVTPTATSTPRPTVTPTATPTATATSTPTPTPTPRPTVTPTPTPSPTPSPTPTAGLSCRVQYVITGQWPGGFGAMITITNTGTTTINGWTLKFTFANGQTVTQGWNGSFSQSGSTVTVTNLSYNGTIPPGTTLSNAPGFNGTWTGTNTAPTSFTLNGVTCSTS, translated from the coding sequence ATGCTCGCCCTGTTAGCTGGAGGAGTACTTGGCCTGCAGCAGCTAGCAGTTACCCGGGCAGCCAACCAGAGTGCCAGTGCTGCCCAAGCCACATCGGTCTACACGCAACGCTTTCTGACGCTCTATAACGAGATCAAGAACCCGGCGAACGGCTACTTTAGCTCTCAGGGTATTCCCTACCATTCGGTAGAGACGCTGATTGTCGAGGCCCCTGACTACGGGCACGAGACAACCTCCGAGACTTTCAGTTTCTGGATCTGGCTGGAGGCGACCTACGGCGAGGTGACGGGCAACTGGCAGCCTTTCATCAACGCCTGGCAGACTATGGACACGTACATGATTCCTGCGCATGCTGACCAGCCGACCAACAGCGGCTACAACCCTAGCAGCCCGGCCCAGTATGCGCCGGAGTCTCCCAATATCACCGACTATCCAACCCAGCTCGATTCGAGCGTATCAGTTGGACAAGATCCGCTTTTCAACGAACTGCAGCAGACCTACGGCACGCCTGATATCTACGGCATGCCCTGGCTTCTCGATACCGACAACTGGTACGGCTACGGCCATTGTGGCGATGGCACGACCAAGCCTTCTTTCATCAACTCCTACCAGCGTGGCTCATCGGAGTCGGTCTGGAAGACGGTCGTGCATCCCGAGTGCGAGACCTTCACCTGGGGGAGGAACGACGGCACCGGCTTCCTGAGCCTCTTCAACAAGCCTGCCTCTGGTGGCAGCTACCAGCAGCAGTGGCGCTACACTGACGCCCCTGACGCCGATGCGCGTACCGTTCAGGCCGCCTACTGGGCCTATACGTGGGCCAGCGCTCAGGGTCAGGCCAGCGCAATCTCCGCGCAGATCGCCGAGGCTGCCAAGATGGGCGACTATCTGCGCTACAGCCTGTTCGATAAGTACTTTAAGACGATGGGCTGCCAGAGTCCGAGCTGTCCGGCAGGCTCTGGCAAGAACAGCGCTACCTATCTGCTTGGCTGGTACTATGCCTGGGGCGGCGCCCTGCCTTCTGCAGGTAACTGGGCCTGGCGCATCGGCTCCAGCTCTGCCCACCAGGGCTATCAGAACCCCCTGGCCGCCTGGGCTTTAAGCAACGTGCCCGCCCTCGAGCCAAAGTCTCCGACCGCGCCGAGCGACTGGGCGACGAGCCTGCAGCGTCAGCTGCAATTCTACCAGTGGCTCCAGTCCGCCGAAGGCGCTATTGCCGGCGGGGCCACTAATAGCTGGGACGGTCACTACGGAACCCCACCAGCCGGTGATCCAACTTTCTACGGCATGGCCTACGACTGGGAGCCAGTCTATCATGATCCTCCCAGCAATAACTGGTTTGGCTTCCAGGCCTGGTCGATGGAGCGCGTGGCCGAGTACTACTATGTAACCGGCAATGCGACCGCCAAGTCGATCCTCGATAAGTGGGTCGCCTGGGCCAAGTCGGTGACAACGGTCAACTCGAACGGCACTTACTCGATCCCCTCCACCCTCAACTGGAGCGGCCAGCCCTCACAAAACTGGACGGCGAACTCGACGCCTGTGACCAATACCAATCTGCACGTGACGGTGGTCGATACGACCACGGACGTGGGCGTGACAGCAGCGCTGGCCAAGACGCTGCTCTTCTACGCCGCGAAGTCGGGCGATACCTCTTCGCGTACGTTGGCGCAGACGCTGCTCGACGATATGTGGAACAACTATTCGGATAGCATCGGCGTCTCTAATCCTGAGACCCGCACCGACTATAACCAGTTCAATGACTCTGTGTCTATCCCCTCGGGCTGGACCGGTAAGAACGCCCAGGGCGCAACCCTGAACTCGTCAACAACCTTCCTGACCGAGCGTCCGAAGTATACACAAGACCCGAACTGGTCCAAGGTGCAGGCTTATCTGAATGGCGGCCCGGCTCCCACGTTCAACTACCATCGCTTCTGGGCCCAGGCCGATATCGCGATGGCAATGGCCGACGTCGATATCCTCTTCCCGCCCTCATCTTCCGGGACGCCGACCCCCACGGCTACGGCCACCAGCACGCCGGGTGTGACGCCAACGGCGACCTCCACCCCGCGGCCTACTGTAACACCCACTGCCACCCCGACGGCGACTGCGACCAGCACACCGACTCCAACGCCAACGCCGCGACCCACTGTCACACCGACTCCAACGCCCAGCCCGACCCCGAGCCCGACGCCTACAGCGGGCCTAAGCTGTCGGGTGCAGTACGTGATCACGGGCCAGTGGCCGGGAGGCTTTGGGGCGATGATCACCATCACGAATACGGGGACGACGACGATCAACGGCTGGACGTTGAAGTTTACGTTCGCGAATGGGCAGACGGTGACGCAGGGGTGGAATGGGAGCTTTAGCCAGTCGGGCAGCACGGTGACGGTGACGAACCTGTCCTACAACGGGACGATTCCGCCGGGGACGACGCTGAGCAATGCGCCGGGCTTCAACGGGACATGGACAGGGACGAACACGGCACCGACGAGCTTTACGCTCAACGGCGTGACCTGTAGCACCAGTTGA
- a CDS encoding thiolase family protein, protein MKHQEAVIVAAVRTPIGIGKPDRGKLTGIRPDELAAMTLAEVVRRAGIEKGLVEDVIMGCVTQIGEQGLNIGRVAPLIADFPVETCGVSVNRMCGSSEQAIHFAAQAIISGTVDVAIAAGVESMSRVPMGSDKAGASFSEKLIARYPLVPQGISAELVAEKWHITREEADAFSLESHRRAAAATAEGRFKPEIMPIEVTLPDGSREVMTSDQGIRPNTSLEQLAALKTVFKPDGIITAGNSSQISDGAAAVLLMSDSKAQELGLKPLARIVAMATAGVDPVMMLSGPIPATQKVLKKAGLRLADIDLVEINEAFASVPLAWARELDPDMSRVNVNGGAIALGHPLGASGARLMTTLVHELQRRSGRYGLQTMCIGHGMATATIIERI, encoded by the coding sequence ATGAAGCACCAGGAAGCTGTCATTGTTGCAGCAGTTCGTACCCCCATTGGTATCGGCAAGCCTGACAGAGGGAAGCTCACAGGTATCCGTCCCGACGAGCTGGCCGCTATGACCCTGGCCGAAGTTGTACGCCGGGCCGGCATCGAGAAAGGGCTTGTCGAGGACGTGATCATGGGCTGCGTGACCCAGATCGGCGAGCAGGGCCTCAACATCGGACGGGTCGCCCCCCTGATCGCAGATTTCCCCGTTGAGACCTGTGGCGTCAGCGTGAATCGCATGTGCGGTTCCAGCGAACAAGCCATCCACTTTGCCGCTCAGGCCATTATCTCTGGCACTGTCGACGTCGCCATCGCTGCCGGCGTTGAGAGTATGAGCCGGGTTCCAATGGGTTCAGACAAGGCCGGCGCCAGCTTCAGCGAGAAGCTCATCGCTCGCTATCCGTTGGTCCCCCAGGGCATTTCGGCTGAGCTGGTAGCAGAGAAGTGGCACATTACGCGCGAAGAGGCCGACGCCTTCTCGTTAGAGAGCCACCGTCGCGCCGCCGCCGCTACAGCAGAAGGTCGCTTCAAGCCAGAGATTATGCCGATAGAGGTGACCCTGCCCGATGGCAGCCGCGAAGTCATGACCAGCGACCAGGGTATTCGCCCCAATACCTCGCTAGAGCAGCTTGCTGCTCTCAAGACTGTCTTCAAGCCCGATGGCATTATCACTGCGGGCAACTCCAGCCAGATCAGCGATGGCGCCGCCGCTGTTCTCTTGATGTCTGACAGCAAGGCTCAGGAGTTGGGCCTCAAGCCCCTGGCGCGCATCGTCGCTATGGCCACAGCCGGCGTTGATCCTGTAATGATGCTCAGCGGCCCCATCCCCGCGACACAGAAGGTCCTCAAGAAGGCAGGTCTTCGTCTGGCCGATATCGATCTCGTGGAAATCAACGAGGCCTTCGCTTCCGTCCCGCTGGCCTGGGCCCGCGAGCTTGATCCTGATATGAGCCGCGTCAATGTCAACGGCGGAGCTATCGCCCTGGGCCATCCCCTGGGCGCCAGCGGCGCTCGGCTGATGACAACGCTCGTTCATGAGCTGCAGCGCCGCAGCGGACGCTACGGCCTGCAGACCATGTGCATCGGCCACGGCATGGCCACAGCTACGATCATCGAAAGGATCTAG
- the mftA gene encoding mycofactocin precursor MftA (Mycofactocin is a small molecule electron carrier derived from the final two amino acids, Val-Tyr, of MftA, the mycofactocin precursor. It plays a role in redox homeostasis and the metabolism of alcohols and aldehydes in Actinobacteria, including Mycobacterium tuberculosis.): protein MESLFEHDWSFPETEEQPAYSQTEPVLPSSLADEQATGAEVGEEFEEELIIEDFTIDGICGVY from the coding sequence ATGGAATCCCTCTTTGAGCACGATTGGTCCTTCCCAGAGACAGAAGAGCAGCCTGCCTACAGCCAGACAGAGCCAGTGCTGCCCTCCTCGCTGGCAGATGAACAGGCCACAGGAGCCGAGGTCGGGGAGGAGTTTGAAGAGGAGCTGATTATCGAGGACTTCACTATCGATGGCATCTGCGGAGTCTACTAG
- a CDS encoding mycofactocin-coupled SDR family oxidoreductase, protein MASAESTSPPARGRFADRVVLITGAARGQGRAHALAFAREGARLVICDACRQYRTVPYPLAHPEELATVAREIEALGRPVIAAQVDVTNLPAMEALAERARRELGPIDVVVANAGLYSFALSWQMTEEHWDETVNVDLKGVWITCKVAIPQMLERRQGKIICIGSTASFKGMDHLAHYVAAKHGVIGLVKTLARELAPYNINVNAVCPTSVATSMCLNQALYDLFAGGPGPQATYEHMVSQMNQMNLFSDRNLLPPEDVSAAVLWLASDEARHLTGCALPVDAGYLTR, encoded by the coding sequence ATGGCATCTGCGGAGTCTACTAGCCCGCCGGCTAGAGGGCGCTTTGCCGATCGCGTAGTCCTGATCACCGGTGCAGCGCGCGGCCAGGGTCGCGCGCATGCTCTGGCTTTTGCCCGCGAAGGGGCACGCCTGGTGATCTGCGATGCCTGCCGCCAATATCGCACCGTCCCTTATCCGCTGGCTCACCCCGAGGAACTGGCTACCGTGGCCAGGGAGATCGAAGCCCTGGGGCGCCCGGTGATCGCTGCTCAAGTGGATGTGACCAACCTCCCGGCTATGGAGGCCCTGGCCGAACGCGCGCGCCGCGAGCTGGGACCGATCGATGTGGTGGTAGCCAATGCCGGTCTCTACTCCTTCGCTTTAAGCTGGCAGATGACCGAAGAGCATTGGGACGAGACCGTCAATGTCGATCTCAAGGGGGTCTGGATTACCTGCAAGGTGGCCATTCCTCAGATGCTGGAGCGGCGTCAGGGGAAAATTATCTGTATCGGCTCAACTGCCAGCTTTAAGGGAATGGATCACCTGGCTCACTATGTGGCCGCCAAGCATGGTGTCATCGGGCTGGTAAAGACGCTGGCACGCGAGCTGGCTCCCTACAATATCAATGTCAATGCCGTCTGCCCCACCAGTGTGGCTACCTCCATGTGCCTCAACCAGGCACTCTATGACCTCTTCGCCGGCGGCCCCGGCCCTCAAGCTACGTACGAGCACATGGTCAGCCAGATGAACCAGATGAATCTCTTTAGCGATCGTAATCTGCTGCCACCCGAGGATGTCAGCGCCGCTGTACTCTGGCTAGCCTCCGATGAGGCACGCCACTTAACAGGCTGCGCCCTGCCCGTTGATGCCGGCTATCTGACTCGCTAG
- a CDS encoding DIP1984 family protein, protein MKLAEALVLRADMKKQLNQLRNRLKRSAIVQEGDQPPEKPEALLHEVEEILQQYRQLMVRINRTNLESRLPDGRTLTEAMAERDVLDLQHSILSDLAATASERFDRYGRAEIRRLPTVDTAAIYRQLDRIARQRRELDTAIQATNWAVDLLE, encoded by the coding sequence ATGAAGCTCGCAGAGGCGCTCGTGTTGCGCGCCGACATGAAAAAGCAGCTCAACCAACTGCGTAATCGCCTCAAGAGGAGCGCAATCGTTCAGGAAGGGGATCAACCGCCCGAGAAGCCCGAGGCGCTGCTGCATGAGGTCGAGGAGATTCTTCAGCAGTACCGCCAGCTCATGGTTCGCATCAACCGTACCAACCTGGAAAGCAGGTTACCGGATGGCCGGACCTTGACCGAGGCAATGGCCGAGCGGGATGTGCTTGATCTGCAACATAGTATCCTCAGCGATCTGGCAGCCACAGCCTCCGAGCGCTTTGATCGCTATGGGCGGGCAGAGATCCGTCGGCTGCCAACGGTAGACACCGCAGCCATTTACCGCCAGCTTGACCGCATCGCCCGCCAGCGCCGCGAGCTGGATACGGCAATCCAGGCGACAAACTGGGCTGTCGATCTGCTGGAATGA
- a CDS encoding acyl-CoA dehydrogenase family protein, translating into MLDFAPTEEQEEIRKLAQSIALDHLRPHARKAEAEHDSSTELRLTLAQTGLTTPFPEEYGGSGPLEAVTYTLIAEELAYGDPGLALNIIGSLMGPLTVWLAGSREQQERYLPPFGDPTSGYLQRGSLAFAEQSGGYTLADVHLQARRTGEGYLLNGTKRDVVHGQRADLRVVLARLAESEDESSEGRLCAFVLPGVQEGLRIQDEEEKLGLQAAPSATYHFNQAQLPAEALLGEAGSSGVVRAATLYQILRAAIACGTARAAFEYCSAYARERIAFGRPIVSYQGIAFIIAEMAMKLDAARLLTWRAACSWDRGEADETLIYEAESAQRQAVKMAQAATTDAIQVMGGAGFMQDHPAEMWMRDAAAME; encoded by the coding sequence ATGCTCGACTTTGCCCCAACTGAAGAGCAGGAGGAGATTCGCAAGCTCGCCCAGAGCATCGCCCTTGATCATCTGCGGCCCCATGCCCGCAAGGCCGAGGCTGAACATGACAGCTCTACCGAGCTGCGGCTGACTCTGGCCCAGACCGGCCTGACGACTCCTTTCCCCGAGGAATATGGCGGCTCTGGCCCCCTGGAAGCCGTGACCTACACCCTCATCGCCGAGGAGCTGGCTTACGGCGACCCGGGGCTGGCGCTCAACATCATCGGCTCCCTCATGGGGCCGCTCACGGTCTGGCTGGCCGGCAGCCGCGAGCAACAGGAGCGCTATCTGCCCCCCTTCGGCGATCCTACTAGCGGCTACTTGCAGCGTGGCAGTCTGGCCTTTGCCGAGCAAAGCGGCGGCTATACCCTGGCAGATGTCCACCTGCAAGCCCGCCGCACCGGCGAGGGCTACCTGCTTAACGGCACCAAGCGCGATGTCGTGCATGGTCAGCGCGCCGACCTGCGCGTGGTTCTGGCACGCCTGGCAGAGAGTGAGGACGAGAGCAGTGAGGGCAGGCTCTGCGCCTTCGTGCTCCCCGGCGTTCAGGAGGGACTGCGCATTCAGGACGAGGAGGAGAAGCTCGGGCTACAGGCCGCTCCCAGTGCTACCTATCACTTCAACCAGGCTCAGCTGCCAGCTGAGGCCCTGCTCGGCGAGGCCGGCAGCAGCGGGGTCGTGCGCGCCGCTACCCTCTATCAGATCCTGCGCGCCGCCATCGCCTGCGGCACCGCGCGCGCCGCCTTCGAATATTGCTCAGCCTACGCCCGCGAACGCATCGCCTTCGGACGCCCGATCGTCTCCTACCAGGGCATCGCCTTTATCATCGCCGAAATGGCTATGAAGCTCGATGCCGCCCGTCTGCTTACCTGGCGTGCCGCCTGCTCTTGGGACCGTGGGGAAGCCGATGAGACGCTGATCTACGAGGCAGAGAGTGCGCAACGCCAGGCTGTCAAAATGGCTCAGGCAGCCACAACGGATGCGATTCAGGTTATGGGTGGCGCCGGCTTCATGCAGGATCACCCCGCCGAAATGTGGATGCGCGATGCAGCCGCGATGGAGTGA
- a CDS encoding VOC family protein, with the protein MKRQDESGMHGDAVLPAATHIGLVALTVARLERERHFYEEVLGFRLLEEGERWAWLEAASGESQAQGPESQRQPLLLLLEQAEAPRPPSWSTGLYHFAILVPSRPALARSLARLATCRYPLGGYADHLVSEALYLSDPEGNGIEIYRDRPRESWRWQNGQIAMATDPIDLEAMLAEGRSELGKQPWQGLPTGTTIGHVHLRVADLRQAEHFYHQLLGFAITARMPGALFVSAGGYHHHLGLNTWESRGAPPPPEGSLGLRLFSIELPARQDVERVAERLEQARWPFVSHNETIAVRDPWNHLLLLMPEGKRQPDELQGWLP; encoded by the coding sequence ATGAAGAGGCAAGATGAAAGCGGTATGCATGGGGATGCTGTCCTGCCCGCGGCCACACACATTGGCCTGGTTGCCTTGACGGTGGCCAGACTAGAGCGTGAGCGACACTTCTACGAGGAGGTCCTCGGCTTTCGTCTCCTGGAAGAGGGTGAGCGGTGGGCTTGGCTGGAGGCAGCCAGCGGGGAGAGTCAGGCACAAGGGCCGGAGAGCCAGAGACAGCCGTTGCTGCTCTTACTTGAACAAGCTGAGGCGCCGCGGCCACCGTCCTGGAGCACGGGTCTCTACCACTTCGCCATCCTGGTCCCCTCGCGGCCAGCTTTAGCACGCTCGCTGGCTCGGCTGGCCACCTGCCGTTACCCTTTGGGAGGCTATGCTGACCATCTCGTCAGCGAAGCGCTGTATCTCTCCGATCCTGAAGGCAACGGCATTGAAATCTATCGTGATCGCCCGCGTGAAAGCTGGCGCTGGCAAAACGGACAGATCGCGATGGCCACCGATCCCATTGATCTGGAGGCCATGCTTGCTGAGGGACGGAGCGAGTTAGGCAAGCAGCCCTGGCAAGGGCTACCGACTGGCACCACTATTGGTCATGTGCACCTGCGAGTGGCTGACCTGCGCCAGGCCGAGCACTTCTATCATCAACTCCTCGGTTTTGCGATTACCGCGCGCATGCCTGGGGCGCTCTTCGTCTCGGCGGGCGGCTACCATCATCATCTTGGCCTGAACACCTGGGAGAGCCGTGGGGCACCCCCGCCGCCTGAAGGGAGCCTGGGCTTGCGTCTCTTCTCCATTGAACTGCCAGCCCGGCAGGACGTCGAACGTGTCGCCGAGCGTCTAGAGCAGGCGCGCTGGCCCTTTGTGTCTCATAACGAGACGATCGCTGTCCGCGATCCCTGGAATCATCTTTTACTGCTCATGCCTGAAGGAAAGCGTCAGCCTGACGAGCTACAGGGCTGGCTTCCCTAA
- a CDS encoding Zn-dependent alcohol dehydrogenase, with protein MKTRTAVIYEPGTPIRVEEIELDPPKEQEVLVRMVAAGVCHSDYHVVKGDLPAYLPMALGHEGAGIIEQVGPGVSDLKPGDHVLMSFIPACGSCPSCVSGHSNLCDKGAGTLNGPLLDGTFRMHGEKGDIGQFCYIGSFSEYTVVPAMSVVKIADYYPLSRAVLVSCGVPTGVGSVIHRARVTPGSTVMVIGCGGIGMNIVQGAAIAGARMIIAVDIHDFKLEKAKEFGATHTINSSQEDPVNKTLELTWGVGVDYAFEAIATPETIAQAFNATAKNGTVVVAGLSPFLAQAIPISPLNLVLYQKTLMGTLFGDSQPRNDIPLLLRMYESGKIKLDELVTRTYKLDQINEAYDDLLAGRNIRGVIEFS; from the coding sequence ATGAAAACCAGAACCGCCGTCATCTACGAACCTGGTACCCCCATCCGCGTTGAAGAGATCGAACTTGACCCACCCAAAGAGCAGGAAGTGCTTGTCCGTATGGTAGCTGCAGGCGTCTGCCATTCCGATTACCACGTGGTCAAAGGTGACCTGCCAGCCTACTTGCCAATGGCGCTTGGGCATGAAGGGGCCGGCATCATCGAGCAGGTCGGCCCTGGTGTCAGCGACCTGAAGCCGGGCGACCACGTACTCATGAGCTTCATCCCGGCCTGCGGCAGCTGTCCCTCCTGCGTCTCCGGCCACAGCAACCTCTGCGACAAAGGGGCGGGCACGCTGAACGGTCCTTTGCTGGACGGCACTTTCCGCATGCACGGCGAAAAAGGCGATATTGGCCAATTTTGCTACATTGGCAGTTTCAGCGAATACACCGTCGTCCCTGCTATGTCGGTGGTCAAGATCGCTGACTACTATCCCCTGAGCCGAGCCGTGCTGGTGAGCTGCGGCGTCCCCACCGGCGTCGGCTCCGTCATCCACCGGGCCCGCGTTACGCCCGGCAGCACCGTTATGGTCATCGGCTGCGGCGGCATCGGCATGAACATCGTGCAGGGAGCAGCCATCGCCGGGGCGCGCATGATCATCGCGGTCGATATCCACGATTTCAAGCTGGAGAAAGCCAAAGAGTTCGGCGCCACCCACACCATCAACTCCAGCCAGGAAGATCCCGTCAATAAGACCCTGGAACTGACCTGGGGCGTCGGCGTCGACTATGCCTTTGAAGCGATCGCCACACCGGAGACCATCGCCCAGGCTTTCAATGCTACCGCCAAGAATGGGACCGTGGTGGTGGCCGGCCTCTCGCCCTTCCTGGCGCAGGCCATTCCCATCTCTCCGCTCAACCTGGTCCTTTACCAGAAAACCCTCATGGGCACCCTCTTCGGCGATTCGCAGCCGCGCAACGACATTCCTCTGCTGCTGCGCATGTACGAGAGCGGTAAGATCAAGCTCGATGAGCTGGTGACGCGAACCTACAAGCTGGATCAGATCAATGAGGCTTACGATGATCTACTCGCCGGGCGGAACATCCGGGGCGTGATCGAGTTCAGCTAG
- a CDS encoding ComF family protein, which yields MPGTEDLTGPIHDHDGPDQLLSSRKERPTLRRRPDFTHWTERLLDLLFPPRCAGCASSGSLLCPACLQAIARLQEQRCLRCALPCHGSPCRRCRFSGASLFALQAVALYEEPLRSCIHHLKYQGLTRLAQPLGSMLASCYRRYHLRADLVVAVPLHPERERQRGYNHARLLADVCAHELGLPCAHSLLQRVRVTAAQAGLSTSERRQNVVGAFYCQPQERDLSLPGSTVLLIDDVCTTGATLEACATALLQRGTGMVQALVLAIPG from the coding sequence ATGCCCGGGACCGAGGACCTGACTGGCCCCATTCACGATCATGATGGGCCAGACCAGCTCCTCTCGTCGAGAAAGGAGAGACCTACCCTGAGAAGAAGACCCGACTTTACCCACTGGACAGAGCGCTTGCTCGATCTACTCTTTCCGCCACGCTGTGCCGGCTGCGCCAGCAGTGGCAGCCTTCTCTGTCCTGCTTGCCTGCAGGCGATCGCCCGCCTCCAAGAGCAGCGCTGCTTGCGTTGTGCTCTGCCATGTCACGGCTCCCCCTGCCGACGTTGCCGCTTCTCTGGCGCCAGCCTGTTCGCCCTCCAGGCCGTTGCCCTTTACGAGGAACCGCTGCGCTCCTGCATCCACCACCTGAAATATCAGGGTCTCACACGGCTGGCTCAGCCTCTAGGAAGCATGCTGGCCTCGTGCTACCGCCGCTACCACCTGCGAGCCGACCTCGTGGTGGCTGTCCCGTTGCACCCTGAGCGCGAGCGCCAGCGTGGCTACAACCATGCCCGCCTGCTGGCAGACGTTTGTGCGCACGAGCTGGGGCTTCCTTGCGCCCATTCGTTGCTACAGCGTGTACGAGTCACCGCCGCGCAGGCTGGCCTCTCCACCAGCGAGCGTCGGCAGAACGTGGTTGGCGCCTTCTACTGTCAGCCCCAAGAGAGAGACCTCTCGCTGCCAGGGAGCACTGTCCTGCTGATCGACGACGTCTGCACGACAGGGGCAACGCTGGAGGCCTGCGCTACCGCGCTTCTTCAAAGAGGAACGGGCATGGTCCAGGCCCTCGTCCTGGCTATCCCTGGTTAG
- a CDS encoding acyl-CoA dehydrogenase family protein — protein MIDFTLSKAQQAARDYAHQVALEEMRPLSLECDRTEEIPESFFWNMQRRYWGGAAAQARAYGQDEGVRQENLLSVISQEEMAWGDAALATAIPGPGLAAPPILSQGTPEQQARFLSIYMDGQLHWGALALTEPGIGSDVAGMSTTAVLDGDEWVINGHKHYITNGARADLIVTFATIDKSLGREGIRPFVVPKGTPGLIVGRIEKKMGLRASQTAELIFDNCRIPKENLLAGRGERKAGFKAAMGTLDATRPMVGALAVGIARAAYEAACEWLREELPAGYPPQKRRAWEEELKELGQEIEMARFLVWRAAWMADRRIPNSKEASMSKAYAGALVMKATATAVRITAPGEESERKLLIQKWFRDAKVFDIFEGTAQIQRLVIARRLFPNIDIP, from the coding sequence ATGATCGATTTTACTCTGAGCAAAGCGCAACAGGCGGCCCGCGACTACGCCCACCAGGTGGCACTGGAGGAGATGCGCCCGCTCTCGCTGGAATGCGACCGCACCGAAGAGATTCCTGAGTCGTTTTTCTGGAACATGCAGCGCCGTTACTGGGGTGGTGCTGCCGCTCAAGCACGGGCCTACGGCCAGGATGAAGGCGTCAGACAGGAGAACCTGCTGAGTGTCATCTCACAGGAAGAAATGGCCTGGGGTGATGCGGCTCTGGCCACGGCTATTCCCGGGCCAGGTCTGGCGGCTCCGCCGATTCTATCGCAGGGTACCCCCGAGCAGCAGGCGCGCTTCCTGAGCATCTATATGGATGGCCAGCTTCACTGGGGCGCCCTGGCCCTGACCGAGCCAGGCATCGGCTCCGATGTAGCTGGCATGTCGACCACCGCCGTGCTCGACGGCGATGAGTGGGTCATTAACGGCCATAAGCACTATATCACCAATGGCGCCCGCGCCGACCTGATCGTGACCTTCGCCACGATTGATAAGAGCCTGGGGCGCGAGGGCATCCGTCCTTTCGTGGTTCCCAAAGGCACGCCGGGCCTGATCGTGGGTCGCATTGAGAAGAAGATGGGTCTGCGCGCCTCCCAGACGGCAGAACTCATTTTTGACAACTGCCGCATTCCCAAAGAGAACTTGCTCGCGGGACGCGGCGAGAGGAAAGCGGGCTTCAAAGCCGCAATGGGCACACTCGACGCCACCAGGCCAATGGTGGGTGCCCTGGCGGTGGGCATCGCTCGCGCGGCTTACGAGGCTGCTTGCGAGTGGCTACGCGAGGAGCTGCCCGCCGGCTATCCTCCACAGAAACGACGCGCCTGGGAGGAAGAGCTGAAGGAGCTGGGCCAGGAGATCGAGATGGCCCGTTTCCTGGTCTGGCGCGCCGCCTGGATGGCCGATCGCCGTATTCCTAACTCGAAAGAGGCTTCGATGAGCAAGGCTTACGCCGGTGCTTTGGTGATGAAGGCCACGGCCACCGCGGTGCGCATCACCGCTCCTGGCGAGGAGAGCGAGCGGAAATTGCTGATCCAGAAGTGGTTCCGCGACGCTAAGGTCTTCGACATCTTCGAGGGCACCGCCCAGATTCAGCGCCTGGTCATCGCCCGGCGCCTCTTCCCCAACATCGATATTCCTTAA